The following proteins are co-located in the Nomia melanderi isolate GNS246 chromosome 1, iyNomMela1, whole genome shotgun sequence genome:
- the Sp1 gene encoding transcription factor Sp8 isoform X2 gives MLAAQCNKLSSKSPPPLADAAVGKGFHPWKKSPQSSGSSPQHSSTGSGGGGGGGGGGGGGGGGGGGGGGCTTTGVSQRPAATSSAGSTTGGYARAPVTSCASTAPQYGSDLYFPGTASAQPAGDPHHHQSSLLGKVEGATLGSVYGRHPYESWPFNAMPGATHGGIKASDGWWDVHGAATAGGWLDVSSTVGVGVHAAQMANYSADYSTSLALAGNHLLTTATTAGHNLLQDTYKSMLPGGPPGFGLHHHAAATAGAGAGAGSPQGSGGGVGVGVGVGAGGVSQAPSPRSQRRYTGRATCDCPNCQEAERLGPAGVHLRKKNIHSCHIPGCGKVYGKTSHLKAHLRWHTAAPSNPHRRKEIRLPGLQQAVHAQRPSREARQDPQQQQQQQRQQGQGGSGELVSRVLLRQRGQRESAESHFQLGAAAAAAAAAAAAAAATGPTAVGSVPAPTATGSGGGGGGGGSGSGGGGGPGHQQHHHIPDHHQSRPSADNAHDPNTDDPSASDPTPSPPPASPSSNAPSASSRNIRAGGGGGSGPPPARGDEHALSPVGPGAGACSAAAATALGSPLSYPLNLNLVQNHATIAHHHTTAHHQHQSQSQSQNQNHHHHHQPPHHHHHHHHHHHHQQQQHSRQSNSYSVQQNPGTPGTAQTPSPSSPAPVHSL, from the exons ATGCTCGCGGCCCAGTGCAACAAGCTGAGCAGCAAGAGTCCTCCGCCGTTGGCGGACGCGGCCGTGGGCAAGGGTTTCCACCCGTGGAAAAAGAGTCCCCAGAGCAGCGGCAGCTCGCCGCAACACAGCTCGACGGGTAGCGGAGGAGGCGGtggcggaggcggaggaggaggtggaggaggggGAGGCGGAGGCGGTGGCGGAGGATGCACGACGACCGGAGTCAGTCAAAGACCGGCTGCTACGAGCAGCGCCGGGAGCACGACCGGTGGCTACGCTCGAGCGCCGGTCACTTCTTGCGCGTCCACGGCGCCCCAATACGGCAGCGACCTGTACTTCCCCGGGACGGCGAGCGCCCAGCCGGCAGGCGATCCGCATCATCATCAGAGCAGCCTGCTCGGAAAGGTCGAGGGAGCGACCTTGGGCTCGGTGTACGGCAGACACCCGTACGAGTCGTGGCCGTTCAACGCTATGCCGGGCGCGACCCACGGCGGAATCAAAGCTAGCGACGGCTGGTGGGACGTGCACGGGGCCGCGACCGCCGGCGGTTGGCTCGACGTGAGCAGCACCGTCGGCGTCGGCGTTCACGCCGCTCAAATGGCCAACTACTCGGCCGACTACTCGACCAGCCTAGCCCTAGCCGGCAATCATCTGTTGACCACCGCGACCACCGCCGGCCACAATCTCCTGCAAGACACGTACAAATCGATGTTGCCCGGCGGCCCTCCCGGTTTCGGGCTGCACCACCACGCGGCCGCGACAGCGGGCGCTGGCGCCGGTGCCGGCAGCCCGCAAGGGAGCGGCGGTGGCGTCGGCGTTGGTGTCGGCGTCGGGGCCGGTGGTGTCAGCCAAGCCCCCTCGCCGCGATCGCAAAGACGCTACACCGGCAGAGCGACCTGTGACTGTCCAAACTGTCAAGAAGCCGAGAGGCTTGGCCCGGCCGGCGTGCATCTCAGGAAGAAGAACATCCATAGCTGTCACATACCGGGATGCGGTAAGGTCTACGGGAAAACGTCGCATCTGAAGGCCCACTTACGGTGGCACACTG CGGCACCTTCGAACCCACACCGGCGAAAAGAGATTCGCCTGCCCGGTCTGCAACAAGCGGTTCATGCGCAGCGACCATCTCGCGAAGCACGTCAAGACccacagcagcagcagcagcagcagcggcagcaagGGCAAGGGGGGAGCGGGGAGCTCGTCAGCCGAGTCCTGCTCCGACAGCGAGGACAACGGGAGTCAGCAGAGTCCCACTTCCAGCTCGGTgccgccgcagccgcagccgccgccgccgccgcagcagcagcagcaaccggGCCAACAGCAGTCGGCTCAGTCCCAGCACCAACAGCAACAGGCtctggtggcggcggcggcggcggcggcagcggcagcggcggtggcggcgggcCAGGACACCAACAACACCACCACATCCCAGACCACCACCAGTCTCGGCCATCAGCCGACAACGCCCATGACCCCAATACAGATGACCCCTCCGCCTCTGACCCCACACCATCCCCACCACCCGCATCTCCCTCCTCTAATGCACCATCCGCATCATCACGCAACATCCgtgccggcggcggcggcggcagcggcccACCACCCGCACGCGGGGATGAGCATGCACTGAGCCCGGTGGGGCCCGGAGCCGGTGCCTGCAGTGCCGCTGCCGCAACGGCCCTGGGCTCCCCCTTATCCTACCCCCTCAACCTGAACCTCGTACAGAACCACGCGACCATCGCTCACCACCACACCACCGCACACCACCAACACCAGAGTCAGAGTCAGTCCCAGAATCAgaaccatcaccaccatcaccaaccgcctcaccaccaccaccaccatcaccaccatcaccatcaccaacAACAACAGCACTCGCGTCAGAGTAACTCCTATTCCGTGCAACAGAATCCTGGCACGCCGGGGACCGCGCAGACTCCCTCACCCTCGTCCCCCGCGCCTGTACATAGTCTCTAG
- the Sp1 gene encoding transcription factor Sp8 isoform X1, translating into MLTDMTPAAAGQLYPQLQSIAKSPVHGHVDHPGLRGTPLAMLAAQCNKLSSKSPPPLADAAVGKGFHPWKKSPQSSGSSPQHSSTGSGGGGGGGGGGGGGGGGGGGGGGCTTTGVSQRPAATSSAGSTTGGYARAPVTSCASTAPQYGSDLYFPGTASAQPAGDPHHHQSSLLGKVEGATLGSVYGRHPYESWPFNAMPGATHGGIKASDGWWDVHGAATAGGWLDVSSTVGVGVHAAQMANYSADYSTSLALAGNHLLTTATTAGHNLLQDTYKSMLPGGPPGFGLHHHAAATAGAGAGAGSPQGSGGGVGVGVGVGAGGVSQAPSPRSQRRYTGRATCDCPNCQEAERLGPAGVHLRKKNIHSCHIPGCGKVYGKTSHLKAHLRWHTAAPSNPHRRKEIRLPGLQQAVHAQRPSREARQDPQQQQQQQRQQGQGGSGELVSRVLLRQRGQRESAESHFQLGAAAAAAAAAAAAAAATGPTAVGSVPAPTATGSGGGGGGGGSGSGGGGGPGHQQHHHIPDHHQSRPSADNAHDPNTDDPSASDPTPSPPPASPSSNAPSASSRNIRAGGGGGSGPPPARGDEHALSPVGPGAGACSAAAATALGSPLSYPLNLNLVQNHATIAHHHTTAHHQHQSQSQSQNQNHHHHHQPPHHHHHHHHHHHHQQQQHSRQSNSYSVQQNPGTPGTAQTPSPSSPAPVHSL; encoded by the exons GACCATCCGGGTCTGCGGGGCACGCCGCTGGCGATGCTCGCGGCCCAGTGCAACAAGCTGAGCAGCAAGAGTCCTCCGCCGTTGGCGGACGCGGCCGTGGGCAAGGGTTTCCACCCGTGGAAAAAGAGTCCCCAGAGCAGCGGCAGCTCGCCGCAACACAGCTCGACGGGTAGCGGAGGAGGCGGtggcggaggcggaggaggaggtggaggaggggGAGGCGGAGGCGGTGGCGGAGGATGCACGACGACCGGAGTCAGTCAAAGACCGGCTGCTACGAGCAGCGCCGGGAGCACGACCGGTGGCTACGCTCGAGCGCCGGTCACTTCTTGCGCGTCCACGGCGCCCCAATACGGCAGCGACCTGTACTTCCCCGGGACGGCGAGCGCCCAGCCGGCAGGCGATCCGCATCATCATCAGAGCAGCCTGCTCGGAAAGGTCGAGGGAGCGACCTTGGGCTCGGTGTACGGCAGACACCCGTACGAGTCGTGGCCGTTCAACGCTATGCCGGGCGCGACCCACGGCGGAATCAAAGCTAGCGACGGCTGGTGGGACGTGCACGGGGCCGCGACCGCCGGCGGTTGGCTCGACGTGAGCAGCACCGTCGGCGTCGGCGTTCACGCCGCTCAAATGGCCAACTACTCGGCCGACTACTCGACCAGCCTAGCCCTAGCCGGCAATCATCTGTTGACCACCGCGACCACCGCCGGCCACAATCTCCTGCAAGACACGTACAAATCGATGTTGCCCGGCGGCCCTCCCGGTTTCGGGCTGCACCACCACGCGGCCGCGACAGCGGGCGCTGGCGCCGGTGCCGGCAGCCCGCAAGGGAGCGGCGGTGGCGTCGGCGTTGGTGTCGGCGTCGGGGCCGGTGGTGTCAGCCAAGCCCCCTCGCCGCGATCGCAAAGACGCTACACCGGCAGAGCGACCTGTGACTGTCCAAACTGTCAAGAAGCCGAGAGGCTTGGCCCGGCCGGCGTGCATCTCAGGAAGAAGAACATCCATAGCTGTCACATACCGGGATGCGGTAAGGTCTACGGGAAAACGTCGCATCTGAAGGCCCACTTACGGTGGCACACTG CGGCACCTTCGAACCCACACCGGCGAAAAGAGATTCGCCTGCCCGGTCTGCAACAAGCGGTTCATGCGCAGCGACCATCTCGCGAAGCACGTCAAGACccacagcagcagcagcagcagcagcggcagcaagGGCAAGGGGGGAGCGGGGAGCTCGTCAGCCGAGTCCTGCTCCGACAGCGAGGACAACGGGAGTCAGCAGAGTCCCACTTCCAGCTCGGTgccgccgcagccgcagccgccgccgccgccgcagcagcagcagcaaccggGCCAACAGCAGTCGGCTCAGTCCCAGCACCAACAGCAACAGGCtctggtggcggcggcggcggcggcggcagcggcagcggcggtggcggcgggcCAGGACACCAACAACACCACCACATCCCAGACCACCACCAGTCTCGGCCATCAGCCGACAACGCCCATGACCCCAATACAGATGACCCCTCCGCCTCTGACCCCACACCATCCCCACCACCCGCATCTCCCTCCTCTAATGCACCATCCGCATCATCACGCAACATCCgtgccggcggcggcggcggcagcggcccACCACCCGCACGCGGGGATGAGCATGCACTGAGCCCGGTGGGGCCCGGAGCCGGTGCCTGCAGTGCCGCTGCCGCAACGGCCCTGGGCTCCCCCTTATCCTACCCCCTCAACCTGAACCTCGTACAGAACCACGCGACCATCGCTCACCACCACACCACCGCACACCACCAACACCAGAGTCAGAGTCAGTCCCAGAATCAgaaccatcaccaccatcaccaaccgcctcaccaccaccaccaccatcaccaccatcaccatcaccaacAACAACAGCACTCGCGTCAGAGTAACTCCTATTCCGTGCAACAGAATCCTGGCACGCCGGGGACCGCGCAGACTCCCTCACCCTCGTCCCCCGCGCCTGTACATAGTCTCTAG